Genomic window (Subtercola endophyticus):
ACCGGCTGCGCAGCTACCGCTGGTATCCGCATGACTGGCTGCGCTGGTCGGAGCCGTGGTTCATCAATAAGAACAGCGACCGCATTCTCGACGAGGTCGACCCCGACGTCGTGCACTTCCAGTCGCACATCATCGTGGGTCGTGGCCTGTCGATCGCCGCGCGCAAACGCGGTGGCGTTCGTATCATCGGCACCAACCACTTCATGCCCGAGAACCTGCTCGAGTTCACGCTGCTGCCGAAGTCTTGGCAAGAGCGAGCCGTGGGCATGGCCTGGCGCGCAGCCAAACGCACCTTCGGCCGGGCCGACGTGGTCACCACACCGACGCAGAGCGCGGCAGACTTTCTCGAGAAGTACACCGGGCTCGACGGCGTGCTCGCCATCTCGTGCGGAATCGACGCCGAGAACTACACACCCGACTTCACCCCGCGCACCGAGAACCGCATTCTGTTCGTCGGCCGGGTCACGGGCGAGAAGCAGATCGACGTGCTCATCAAGGCGATGACGCTACTGCCGGCCGACCTCGACGCGAAGCTCGACATCGTGGGCGGCGGTGACCTGCTCAAGCACCTCGAGAACCTCGCCAAGCAGCTCGGGGTGGCCGACCGCGTGAACTTCACCGGTTATGTCACCGAAGACGAGCTGCGCGCGGCCTACACGAACGCCACTGTCTTCGCTATGCCGTCGATCGCCGAGCTGCAGAGCATCGCCACCATGGAGGCCATGGCCTCCGGCCTGCCCGTCGTCGCCGCGAACGCCATGGCGTTGCCCCACCTCGTCAAAGACGACCAGAACGGCTTCTTGTTCCAGCCCGGCGATGCTCAAGAGCTCGCCGACAAGCTGGAGCGCCTGCTGCGGCTTCCGCAAGAAGAACTCGACACGTTCAAACGCGCGTCGCTGCGCTTCATTCAGGCCCACGACCTGCAACGCACCATCATGACG
Coding sequences:
- a CDS encoding glycosyltransferase, which encodes MQPRAETGITARTDKPLTVVIGADTFSPNVNGSARFSQRLASGLAARGHDVHVVAPAATRKHGTWVEEYDGQDITVHRLRSYRWYPHDWLRWSEPWFINKNSDRILDEVDPDVVHFQSHIIVGRGLSIAARKRGGVRIIGTNHFMPENLLEFTLLPKSWQERAVGMAWRAAKRTFGRADVVTTPTQSAADFLEKYTGLDGVLAISCGIDAENYTPDFTPRTENRILFVGRVTGEKQIDVLIKAMTLLPADLDAKLDIVGGGDLLKHLENLAKQLGVADRVNFTGYVTEDELRAAYTNATVFAMPSIAELQSIATMEAMASGLPVVAANAMALPHLVKDDQNGFLFQPGDAQELADKLERLLRLPQEELDTFKRASLRFIQAHDLQRTIMTFEQLYRGASEIDVPALEAELAAEATAGASAGAAVPAAPDALQHVPVDSTDAAH